TGAGATGCGTAAACTCAGACTTTGACAAAGTTAGAGCCACTTTGAAAGGCTCTATGAAGCTAAGGGTACTGAAACATCTTTACCTTTTGATCTGCTTTCAAATCTTACTTGCTGATCAAACTTGTTAATCTCTACTACTTCTCAGTTTGAAGCAAGCGATGATCCATTGGAGAAGATTACCACAACCGAAGCTATTAGACTCTTGGTGGACTACTACCACACTTCTGACTACTATTACAATGCAAAGGCTAAGGTTGAGGAGATATCACAATATGTAAGTATACTCTTTGTCCTTTTCTAGAGGTTTTGTTTGACATTGGGATGAGTCACTGGTCTCTTTTTAACCCGTTTCAACGCTACAGAAAGGGACTATTCTCGACTCTGGAGGCAGCCAGGCTAGTTTCCTTCTCCAGACCTACACTCTAACAAAGCGATCCTTCATCAACATGTCAAGGGACTTTGGATATTACTGGCTCAGACTCCTTATTTACATACTGGTCACAGTCTGCATTGGAACCATCTATTGGAACGTTGGCACTAGCTACAGCGCCATTCTGGTAATTTTCTTATATCATCTATTACTGAAGTTTTAATCTCCCTCTCACCATGTCTTTCcttttgctgttttttttttaaaatcaggCACGAGGATCATGTGCGTCCTTTGTCTTTGGCTTTGTAACATTCATGTCAATCGGTGGCTTTCCTTCTTTTGTTGAAGACATGAAGGTAACTTAGCTCCTCCCACAGTTTCCTTGAACCAAACGAGTTTATTTAAATTGAAAGTGATCGCAGGTCTTCCAAAGAGAGAGACTAAACGGCCACTATGGAGTAGCTGCGTTTGTGATAGCCAACACACTAGCTGCAACGCCGTTCTTGATCATCATAACTTTCATCTCCGGGACAATCTGTTACTTCATGGTGGGGTTGCATCCAGGATTCACTCACTATCTCTTCTTTGTTCTCTGCCTCTACGCCAGTGTCACCGTTGTGGAGAGCTTGATGATGGCTATAGCTAGCATTGTTCCCAACTTCCTCATGGGTATCATCATTGGAGCTGGAATCCAGGTGCTTCCTCATATACCTCAAAACCTTTCTTAAAAATAGAAGTAGAAGCTCTTCTTGAATCTGACTTCATTGTGTACTTTCTGTTTCAGGGGATCTTCATGCTGGTTTCTGGATTCTTCAGGCTTCCAAATGACATCCCTAAACCTTTCTGGCGTTACCCTATGTCATACATTAGCTTCCACTTCTGGGCGCTACAAGTAATAACCTTGAAACCAACCACACTTCATATTAGTCATCATCATGtgattataagattaatttgttttgtttgttctttCAGGGTCAATACCAGAATGATCTGAGAGGCTTGATGTTTGACAGCCAGGGGAGTGCTTTCAAGATTCCAGGTGAATACGTTCTTGAGAACGTCTTCCAGATCAACTTGCACCGATCAAAATGGATTAACCTGAGTGTGATTCTCAGCATGATTATCATCTACCGCATCATTTTCTTCATCATGATTAAGACCAACGAGGATGTAACTCCTTGGGTCAGAGGATACATAGCACGGAGAAGGATGAAGCAGAAGAATGGAACTCAGAACACCACTGTTGCACCTGATGGTCTTACTCA
This genomic interval from Brassica napus cultivar Da-Ae chromosome A6, Da-Ae, whole genome shotgun sequence contains the following:
- the LOC106346840 gene encoding ABC transporter G family member 11; this encodes MEIEPSRQQTTVPASVGGGTFPVGGLSPLSEAIWREKTPTEFVGDVSARLTWQDLTVMVTMGDGETQNVLEGLTGYAEPGTLTALMGPSGSGKSTMLDALASRLAANAFLSGTVLLNGRKTKLSFGTAAYVTQDDNLIGTLTVRETIWYSARVRLPDKMLRSEKLALVERTIIEMGLQDCADTVIGNWHLRGISGGEKRRVSIALEILMRPRLLFLDEPTSGLDSASAFFVTQTLRALSRDGRTVIASIHQPSSEVFELFDRLYLLSSGKTVYFGQASEAYEFFAQAGFPCPALRNPSDHFLRCVNSDFDKVRATLKGSMKLRFEASDDPLEKITTTEAIRLLVDYYHTSDYYYNAKAKVEEISQYKGTILDSGGSQASFLLQTYTLTKRSFINMSRDFGYYWLRLLIYILVTVCIGTIYWNVGTSYSAILARGSCASFVFGFVTFMSIGGFPSFVEDMKVFQRERLNGHYGVAAFVIANTLAATPFLIIITFISGTICYFMVGLHPGFTHYLFFVLCLYASVTVVESLMMAIASIVPNFLMGIIIGAGIQGIFMLVSGFFRLPNDIPKPFWRYPMSYISFHFWALQGQYQNDLRGLMFDSQGSAFKIPGEYVLENVFQINLHRSKWINLSVILSMIIIYRIIFFIMIKTNEDVTPWVRGYIARRRMKQKNGTQNTTVAPDGLTQSPSLRNYIATRTNGAPRW